The segment aaattcatcatcagtgagagcttccctaagagcagtatgcaacttcttgttatccgtatgatacgaaatgctattgtggggttctggctcttcccctaatgtgtataacctacgggggagttctggaatatccatcctttttgtctgcaagataatcaaagacaacaatagaagtcagaacacaagctaaatcaatcacgccttaattgttactccagacgacttatattaaagttggacgactttccagacgacttatatttaagtcgtctggaaagtcttccaaatggacaacttatatttaagtcgtctactaagtcgtccagttggaagactttctagacgacttacttacaagtgttccagtagaaaaatttcaagcggacctgattagtcgcagaaggagttggagtactcgtcattgtggttatagatttgaaaaaataaacgtgaaacggtgagaatgagtaaattgaaagagacaacgttttatgttcatcttttcctcgagattgatgacttaccggcgttagggtttacagagaaacggcgctacggtttacagagaagaagcggcggcgctagggtttagaagaagcggcggtgctagctagtgtttagaggaagcggcggtgagaatgttggtgagcacggtggcgagggcgatggtttgttcggaaatagtggaagcggggcgctagggtttagaggaatcggcggcgctagggttagaagaagctgcggcgacaactgtgagaatgaagtgagatagatagccgacgttgagaacgatggtttgttcggaaatagtgggaattcgaatcgcctttgatatcgccggtgagagagaactgttagggtttctgaatttcgtggaaaatgaaaaaaaaaatcaccttatatattggataaataatccggttagctttaaaagtacattggtaaactttaaggtttggtccggtttagacgacttattctggctgataatatatatcagacgacctaatatttagtcgtctgcgcacagaagactaaatattaagtcgtccagaccctAAAacgaacccctaaactaaaatgactaaattaacttactaaccacgttataaaatcaaattatacttcaatagtgtttactatacacagaaatgaacacgcttaggtaattttaaaaattttcaaaaaacggttttaatgctttccaaaatctaaccctaagaacacatacaatactacaacatatgttgatgaaacataaactaaagaatatcataactcactactttcactcatctgggctgaaaacaattgaaatttgttatatattaatttatatctcttaagacatatgttaattacataattccaatttttcacttatcaaaatattttttacaaaatttttaaattatgtttaagaataactgtccagacaactttaagttaagtcgtctggacgacttattttcaaatcgtctaaacagacgacttgcaaggggtagaaacgtaaaaaaatccgtttttttgtttgttcataaggagatagttgtaatttcaatatccttttaggttacttttgcctttgacccaagttggagtattcttttgggtttgactccaagttttgagtcacacttggtaattctcccttgatattttttggataaaaacacttttatcttcttcatttatacaaataatataCACAAGTGGCAATCTATAAGTTAGTAACCTGAACCGGTTAcgtataaatcaaaatttacattttatacaatttaaatatgtttttatcaaTACCAAATATATAATGTACAAAACGTAAAGTTTATGTCTAGACCGAACCAATATAAGATATATTTCATTTAACCAACCattcaaattattatttgtgGATTTACCAAAATATGGTATATGAAGAGAATAttctaaaagtaaaaataatccTATTATCCTATTTGATTCCGGTTCGATTTTGATgtataaaaacctaaaaatattcaaatacttaTACAGTTAACTATATTAtgacatatataaaatatatattaataatcatgaaaatatcaatttctgaaaaaatagtaaaaagttaACATCCGCACAGGCGTACGGATCAAGCTCTAGTTTCATCTTAAATCATATCTATGCCCAAAACGGTACCAAAACagataataatatcatattttcgaTCATTCTACTGAGCTTTTGCTTTCTTCCCATGGCTTCTTTAGTATATTTGGAAAACatgaaacacaaaattttataggAGTTGAAAAATCCCTTCTAAATAAGACATATTGTTCAGACTTGGTCTATACAAATGAACATCATGTACTCCACGTTGTCAAAAATAATAACGCGCATATTAGACGAATTCCAATGAGAcaccaaaacatcaaatttgATCTTATTTTATCTccaataaaacattaaaaatgacATTATCCCACCAAATTTGATGTAGAGTAAATAGTGTTatatcaaatttggtgtaacactattcattacaccaaatatatatatatatatatatatatatatatatatttattacatttcattgaatagtataatttaattattattaatcagttcaaatttgtctcaattataattattaatcagttcaaatttgtctcaattataattattaatcagttcaaaattttaattaaacatatatataatgtattatttataattttaaattattattttcatgataaaaatatttttattttattttcaagtaaGAAATCACTAAGTTATTATTACCATTTTTatgttgtaaaaaataaaacatcatataaattttatatttattttattttgaaataagaatcactaaatgattattattatttattttattttaaaatattgatcataatttttatttaagttatattttatattattaaatttaccaaactttaaaataaattttttttattttataatatagttaagcATGTATTACTaactaatacaaattttattaaaataaatatattatcttgttatgttcttttcataattaattttttaatttttaatatagtatattatataatataactacatgtataatattcttaaactaaaatataaatgtaaatagattttataaaaatataattatgaaaatttaataaaacataatatcaaaatatgataaaataattatttatgaatttcaaataataaaaataaaaagtatcaaaaaattaaacaatatataatataaattttagaataATATTTGGTGTTATAGTTGAAGATAACAAAAACTGTTTGATACCAAATACCAAATTTAGTGTAATTTTAACACTAAATTTAGTGTCattgttggagatgctcttaaaagtgattttttttagtttgtaagGTCCACCGAGACGTGCTATGGTTGACAATATTGGTGTGATTTTGACTGAAAACAAAGATttgataaacaataaaaaaaatatgaaaaggaGATAACTATTTTATCCTATATTATTTCTCTGGAAATTTTAGACCGGATTTACAAAGAGGCAAACCACACAAGTACACTGAAAAAAACACATGGAAGTGAATAGAAAAAATCTAGAAATGTGTGGCTTGTAGCCACTTTGTAAACAGTGTAACTAAGAGTAATCCTTGTTGTTCAAAGAGATTCAAATGGATATCTAAAActcatattttaatagttaaaaaagTGATGATCATTTAATAGTATGAtgtgtattaaaaaaaaagactttttttAGTTCACTTTATAAGGTGAACTTTTAcgttcaccaaccaataaaaatttgttattttagatctaatatattttaattaaagaaacaaaataacttgtcaaattatattatttttaaaataaaaaagattagatgaataaataacaatagttgtcaaaaatattattttttaaaagatattattttttaagatcTAGTGTTTaagttttaagatttatagtttagaagtTATGCagatgtttagtgtttttccaagCGTTTAGATTTGCCTaaggatttaagatttatccaaaggtttagggtttatgattagagtttagggtttagtgttttgttgacaacattaaactttttttttaaattcgttttttatatactatttttatttatttttaaattttattttgaaaacataatataatttgacaagttattttgtttctttatctAAAAAATACTGGATCTAAAATGACAAATTTTCATTGGTTAGTGAACTTAAAGGTTCATCCTAAGGGATggacccaagaataactcttaaaaaattcataacaGTGTTATTAGCTGACACGTGTGTTCTCATCAGTGAGTTATATTAGAGCATTATCATCCAGTCTTTTAATAGACTTCTCggattgaaaattaaaaatagtagaAAGAAAAAACACCATTTCATAGTTTCtcaaaatggtttcaaatcTTTTCTGAGAAATGGTGTTTTTTCTTtctactatttttaattttcaatccGAGAAGTCTATTAAAAGACTGGATGATAATGCTCTAATATAACTCACTGGTGAAATTTATCCAATCCAATGACACAAATAAAACCCTTAATTTAGGTAAGTAAGGTCCATTATACTTCTCGTAATTTTGCATACACATGGTACACGAATCCTACGAAGTTGACAAAACTTATGAAGTACTCAACAAATCTTCTTTTCTGATTTccaaaaaaattaccaaaagtTTCAGCATAATTTATCAATCAAGTTACTATTTAATTTCTCAGTTATATGTAATGGGTTCAAGCAAGGGCGTAcctattttattgttttcattttttctacAAGGGCCATGTTCTATAAATCGCCTTCACCTCTATAAGCCGGAGCACGACATTGCCCTGTGGATCGGAgcaaggtttttttttcttcatcaaacGACTATTTTATTACTCAAATTTGAAGTGATCTGgataaccagaccggaatagaacaatcAAAGTAACACAAAGATCGATTAAAAAACAAGCACGTCATAGCTAATGAATCAACAATCACATTAAGCCCTCGGGATGTAGCAAATCTTAAAGTCCGAAAAACACATCTTGATGGTTTGGATAATTTCCAGTTCAGTAGAGAAATTTGGCCATGCTTGAGGCTCTGCTATCACTGCAATAATATCATTGCAATAAGATCCTTACAATCTGTGCCAAATCGTTGGCATATAGAATGCGGCAACATAGCCTCCATTGCCTATTTTAGCACTTCCAGTTCCGAGTGTAATGATGATTCGCGTCTTCTCATGTTTTTTGTCCCCATAAGTTGAATATTCCCTATGTTATCCTTTCATCCCCATCCAACTCCACTAAACCGGTCAGTAGAGGTCCAAAAACCATCCACCATACATATTTCACCTAAGCTTAAGACTTGTGGCTGTTGAGTTGATTGAGCCTGTGGGCCAGTCGGTATAGTCTCTCGCGTTGTGCCATGCCTGGCATTCGCTCTCTGCATATCTGACTAGCTCCGCTGGATCCTTATCTATGCCCTGAATAATTTTTCGTTCTGAGCCTTCCATATATACCAGATTACCCATGGATAAGGATCCATGTCATTTTCTAGCTCCATGATGATATTCTTCCTCCAAAATAGATAGTCCATATTGGTGAATATGCTGGAGATAGGGAATACTTCAAGATTTGATGGCGTTGATGAAAGAGCCCATGCTTGTAAGGCCGGTGGACATTCAAAGATCGCATGAGTAACAATTTCTTCTGGATCTCCACATCTTGGACAATAATTATCGCATCTCATATTACGCCGAACCAAATTCCTTGAGACCGCCACATGTCCTGTTAATAATTGCCAAATAATATGTCAAATGTTTTGTGGTGCATTAACTTTCCAGGCAAAAGCTTGAAGCTCGGTAATACTGGGTTGGAGAACTTGTTTCTCCTCATTGTATGTCATTACATTTGCAGCTACCCAGTATCCAGATTTGACTGTATATTGTCCGTTCTTGGTATAACTCTAGCAAAAAAGTATCTCTTCGATGAGTAGAGCTTATGGCCATACTCTGTATCATTGGTATATCCTCCTGGTCAACATACTATTCCAATAGTCATACATCCCACTCCTTTGATTCAATATCTATAAGGCTACTAACAATCATTTTTGGATTTACTACTGGCGCTATAGCCCGAGCTGGTCTTGCTGGCGTCGAGGGAATCCATGGGTCCTGCCAAACATTGATCTCATATCCCGAATGCAATTTGTTTCTAATACCCAAGAGTAAAAGCTTTCTTATCGCAATAATACTTGTCCACACATAAGATGGGCTATCCACAGAGCCTATTCGCAAAGGCGAACTCAGGCGGTAGTACCTACCTCGAAGTACTCTAGCAACTAATGAATCTGGAAATTGAACAAGACGCCATAGTTGTTTTGCTAAGAGGGCTAAATTGAATTCATGGATCATGCGAAATCCAATTCCTCCTTCTTCTCTAGGTGCACACATCTTATCCCATTTCGCCTAGTGAATTCCTCTCTTCGATGAGTTTGAGCTCCACCAAAACTGTGCAATGGCACTTGCAAGGTTTTCATATATCTCTAAACGGAGCAAAAAGCTAGACATGACATATGTCGGCAAAGCCAGCAAAAATTATTTGATCCATACTTCCTTCCCCCATTTTGAGAGCCATCTACCCGTCCAACCATTCACTCTGTGTAATAGTTTGTCCTTTAAGAAGGCAAAGAGCTTACACTTGGACCCACTGATATCCTCTGGGATTCCTAAGTAGGATCCCATTTCCCCTTCATTTTGTATTCCAAGTGTATCTTTAATCAGTTGTCGCTCATTTGCTGGaatcctcttaccaaagagcAACGAAGATTTATCGAAGTTAATACATTGCCCGACGCTCTTCCATATTGGTGGACAAGCGCGTGCCGCTCTCATCCTCGTTATCTTCCCTTGATTCTCTGCTTGATTAAGAAGGTtaacgagcgcttccgtgcatagaataaatATGAAAGGAGACAGAGGATCTCCTTGTCGTAAACCTCTCTCTAGGGTAATGTTTCCCCGTGGTTCCCCATTCATGAGGACTTTGTACTTTACCGAGGTTATGCATCTCATAATCCAGCTAATCCATACCTCCGAGAAACCCATCTTCCTCATAATAGCCTCTATGAATGACCATTCCATCCTGTCATATGCTTTGCTCATGTCTTTTTTTATGGCCGTCCTCTTCACTCTACCTCATGGCTTCGTTCTTAGCACATGAAACATTTCTTGGGCTATCATGATGTTATCAGTTATCTGTCTTCCAGCAACAAATGCAGATTGTGTTTCAGATATCTGTTGTAAAAGTACCTTTTTAATCTTTGGCATAAGACCTTAGATATTATCTTATAACTGACATTGCATAGACTGATAGGTCTAAACTTTGTCATTTCATTAGGCTTATCCCTCTTAGGGATCATGCAAATATTGGTATCGTTCAATCCCTGCGCCATTGTTTCGTCAAAAAGAAATTGATTAACCATACGAGTTAAATCATCTTTGACTATGTCCCAAAATTTCTGGTAGAAGAGGGCCGTCATTCCATCTGGTTCAGGAGCTTTTTCCGGATTCATGGCAAATAGAGCTAGCTTGACCTCCCATTCAGTTACTGGACCTGTAAGATCCTTATTTATTGCCCCAATAATCGTTGTCGGGACCTCTGATAATGCTTCAGCAATATCTTCCGGGTTTGAGGTTTCGAATATCTGTCTAAAATAGCTAGTAACAATGGCGACTAGTCCTTCCTCGTCCTCTACCACATTTCCATTTTCATCTAGGAGTTGTGTGATTCTATTCCTCGCTCGCCTCTGCTTCACTAGTGCATGAAAAAACTTAAGAGTTTATATCCCCTTCCCTTAGCCAGAGCACCCTACTCTTCGGTTTCTAAAATAAATCCTCTGCCTTACGAGAATTAGATAACTCCTTTATAGCTGCTGCTATCTCCTCAGAAGAAGCATTGTCATCTGAATATAGCCCTTCCACCTTGTCCTTAAGCTCCTCCAATAACTTTTCTGAATTCACATTGTTTTGAATCCTCCATTGGCTCAAAGCTCTTCTACAACTAGCAATGTGTTCCATTATATTTTCTTCCGAAGGCAGATCTTCTGATTTCCATCCTTCCAGTATTACTTGCTTAAGCTCCTCATTATCTAACCATCGTTTGTCAaatttgaatttcttttttCGCCTTACTGGTTTGGTTAGGATATCCGCTAGGACCGGACGATGATCCGAGCCCCAAAGTCTGAGATACTTAACAGCTGTGTGTGGAAACTTCTCATGCCAATCCTCACTCCCCACTGCTCAATCCAGATGGCATCTGACAGTTGCTCCTCTTGATCTTTTCCCCATCCATGACAGCATATTTCCAGTAAATGGAAATTCCAGCATACGATAATCACATAGCATTTTCTTGAAAGGCAAGAAAGAACTATCGGAGCGTTTTCGTCCTCCCTCCTTCTCACTGTGATCagtaatttcattaaaatcaccTATCATGAACCAAGGTCCATTTCGTGTTGTTGAGAAACGCGTAAGACGTTCCCATACCTGATCCCTACGTTCTAAAACAGGGTCTTCATAAACAAATGTCATAAAGACTTTTATTCCATCAATAACTACCTCAATGTCAATTATTCtcttatttgaaaataaaacattaaaatcatCCATAAATAAAAGAGCTAAACCTCCGCTGAGACGAAGTGGCTTAACGTAAACAAACGATCAAATCCTAGGTCGACCTGAATGTTTTGCAACACTCGCCTCTTATTCTTCATCTCAGACAGAAACACTAGTCATGGGTGATGCTTCTGACACATCTCTGTAAGGTGTCGAACTGTGAGGTCGTTCCCAATCcctcgacagttccaactgagTGTCTTCATGGATAATGGTGTGATGAGTTTTTGGAACCCATCATTCCATCACTTTTTGTCGAACCACTTCTTTCCTTCCTTGAACCCTCGTTGTGACGCCTTCACTTGCTTGATTCTCTATCCTTATGGTCCGTATGAGCTCTGTGAGACGAAGCTGAATGCTTACGAGGCGATCCCCGACGAAGGATCACAAATTTTCTATGGAGGCCCAATGAACCACTCGCTTTAGCTCCCTGCTTGCTGCTATGCGCCGCTTTATCCCTATTACACGCAGGTCGTGCAGTCACCATTGTAGTGTCTTGTTGAGGCCTGTTTTCATCCATCTCTTTAGGGTC is part of the Raphanus sativus cultivar WK10039 chromosome 5, ASM80110v3, whole genome shotgun sequence genome and harbors:
- the LOC108858304 gene encoding uncharacterized protein LOC108858304, yielding MSKAYDRMEWSFIEAIMRKMGFSEVWISWIMRCITSVKYKVLMNGEPRGNITLERGLRQGDPLSPFIFILCTEALVNLLNQAENQGKITRMRAARACPPIWKSVGQCINFDKSSLLFGKRIPANERQLIKDTLGIQNEGEMGSYLGIPEDISGSKCKLFAFLKDKLLHRVNGWTGRWLSKWGKEVWIK